One Erpetoichthys calabaricus chromosome 8, fErpCal1.3, whole genome shotgun sequence DNA segment encodes these proteins:
- the tra2b gene encoding transformer-2 protein homolog beta isoform X3, with the protein MSNRRRHIGNRANPDPNCCLGVFGLSLYTTERDLREVFSKYGPLSDVSIVYDQQSRRSRGFAFVYFENKEDSKEAKERANGMELDGRRIRVDFSITKRPHTPTPGIYMGRPTYGGGSRRSRDYYDRSYDRGYDRYEDRDYYSRSYRRRSPSPYYSRGGYRSRSRSRSYSPRHY; encoded by the exons GCAAATCCAGATCCTAACTGCTGTCTGGGGGTGTTTGGGTTGAGCCTTTATACAACAGAAAGAGACTTGAGAGAAGTATTTTCAAAATACGGTCCACTCTCTGATGTCAGTATAGTTTATGACCAGCAGTCTCGACGCTCAAGAggatttgcatttgtttattttgaaaacaaggaagacTCTAAGGAA GCTAAAGAGCGTGCTAATGGCATGGAACTTGATGGTCGTAGAATCAGAGTTGATTTCTCAATAACCAAGAGGCCACACACTCCTACCCCTGGAATTTACATGGGGAGACCAACATA tggtGGAGGATCGAGACGTTCAAGGGACTACTATGACAGAAGTTATGACAGAGGTTATGACAGATATGAGGACCGAGATTACTACAGTCGGTCTTATCG acGTAGATCTCCTTCACCTTACTACAGCCGTGGAGGATACAGGTCTCGTTCTAGGTCTCGGTCATACTCCCCAC GTCATTACTGA